A genomic stretch from Neospora caninum Liverpool complete genome, chromosome III includes:
- a CDS encoding putative F-box domain containing protein, whose product MAEDNKLYRETDLSSPGCLPTAVVFHVASFLTPNDVCSMSATCRKWREVCCSDLQPLWREFVSKKFGRKYENYVTFTGDNDWRSLYLKISTFISNLRRGNAKVKYHPTLLEPPLSDSYEGCLAMATDCSCLLWENGKVLQCVDIEEGKELWRASVTNRKGGASRPSVVVGKTKVFLHLEQQVHVFELSNGAFVSLLSIPPDTDASASAGCAETPGNNMPLDVSLRNLHFTFLTKRTLFVFHSENLKLLYKVQHRELTPLIDTVEGIDFCWAGNRCCAGPDGTECHECSANGLMLRPQCQQICRHIVTWLVKRSRSIKIWDIRDGANVYCLRGHEAPVQKVRHVMNWRDLAEYFLASLDTEGSVRIWGSHNKHFVCLQELKPDISRGTVFRMSFSSTHLMTMSKETAGGDVLITIWKFDQTTANTLLRRAPRSHSKNAERRASTESRTNSTNQDALVLPSGNPQLSRYTVKNSQEGEPSSAATQHPVPSFPSSLPVVRSGPRLTETGKPRSSCDSPIRCCHTSSVEAESEGLRSSEIREKGERVPRNGKPEAGNREERLRERKHSFYRKRISSSA is encoded by the coding sequence ATGGCTGAGGACAACAAATTATATCGTGAGACAGATTTGTCTTCCCCCGGGTGTCTGCCAACTGCCGTTGTTTTTCACGTTGCCTCTTTTTTAACTCCGAACGACGTTTGCTCCATGAGCGCGACATGCCGCAAGTGGAGAGAAGTGTGCTGTTCAGACCTGCAGCCTCTGTGGAGAGAATTTGTAAGTAAGAAATTCGGCCGGAAGTACGAGAACTACGTCACCTTTACGGGTGACAATGACTGGCGAAGCTTGTATCTCAAAATTTCAACTTTCATTTCAAATCtgcgcagaggaaacgcgaaggtGAAATACCACCCTACTCTCCTTGAGCCTCCACTCTCTGACTCGTATGAAGGCTGTCTAGCCATGGCCACTGATTGCTCGTGCCTCTTGTGGGAGAACGGCAAAGTTCTTCAGTGTGTAGATatcgaggaaggaaaggagctGTGGAGAGCGTCAGTGACAAATAGAAAGGGTGGCGCCTCCAGGCCGAGTGTCGTCGTGGGAAAGACCAAAGTTTTCCTCCATTTAGAGCAGCAGGTGCATGTCTTCGAACTCTCGAATGGCGCCtttgtgtcgcttctctcaaTTCCACCAGACACAGATGCTTCAGCTTCTGCTGGATGTGCCGAAACGCCTGGGAACAATATGCCCCTAGACGTCTCTCTTCGGAACCTGCATTTCACCTTTTTGACGAAGCGCacgctctttgtcttccaCTCCGAAAACCTCAAACTCCTCTATAAAGTTCAGCACCGCGAGTTGACGCCGCTGATCGACACAGTAGAGGGCATAGACTTTTGCTGGGCAGGAAATCGATGCTGCGCAGGCCCAGACGGGACAGAGTGTCACGAGTGCTCGGCAAACGGTTTAATGTTGCGGCCACAGTGTCAACAGATCTGCAGACACATTGTCACCTGGTTGGTAAAGAGGAGTCGATCGATAAAAATCTGGGACATTCGTGACGGAGCGAATGTGTACTGTTTGCGGGGGCATGAGGCACCGGTGCAGAAGGTTCGCCACGTGATGAACTGGAGAGATCTCGCCGAGTACTTTTTAGCTTCTCTCGACACTGAAGGAAGTGTGAGAATTTGGGGCTCGCACAACAAACATTTCGTTTGTCTACAAGAACTAAAACCGGACATCTCACGAGGCACTGTCTTCCGCATGTCATTCTCGTCGACACATCTCATGACCATGTCTAAGGAGACTGCTGGGGGCGACGTCCTGATCACCATCTGGAAATTTGATCAGACAACTGCAAACACCCTTCTAAGGAGAGCTCCTCGTTCGCACTCGAAAAATGCGGAGAGACGTGCATCCACGGAAAGCAGGACAAACAGTACCAACCAGGACGCATTAGTTCTTCCCAGCGGAAATCCGCAGTTGAGCAGATACACCGTAAAAAACAGTCAAGAGGGAGAACCGTCGAGTGCTGCAACCCAGCACCCCGTGCCTTCgttcccttcgtctctgccggTAGTACGCAGCGGCCCACGCCTAACAGAAACCGGGAAACCGAGATCCTCCTGTGACTCCCCGATTCGCTGCTGCCACACTTCGTCGGTCgaagcagaaagcgaaggccTCCGAAGCTCCGAAatcagagagaaaggagaacgcgTCCCGCGGAATGGTAAGCCAGAAGCGGGAAACAGGGAGGAGCGCCTCCGTGAAAGAAAGCACTCTTTTTACAGGAAACGcatttcgtcttctgcctaG